CCAAGTGTGCCTGCTTTCTTTGCCTGTAAAGGTTCTTAAGTGCAATCTTGTATGTATCACTCCTGGTGGGAATATCTAAATCATCCATCAGGAACTCTTCCATCGGCATGTAGACGGGAACCTCTTTTGTCTTAAAGGAAAGTTGGAACCTGTTTTGTTTCTTCTTTGGGAACATCGTTTTGACTGGCGTATTTACTGGGTAGGGACTCTTCTTGGGGTTTCTAGAGGCACGTCTGGAGTCTTCTTGACTAGTAGTCTTAGGTCGCTAGGGATACAAAAAGCACCTTTATTTATTTGATGCTTCTTTAATGGTTTCACCCCACTTCGTGTGGTGAAAATGCCTTCGGCATCTACTCTTGTGTTTGGTCTTTAATTATTTAGATGTAGAATTTCTGAAAGACTCTATGTATTATATAGGCAACTTAGAAGTTCTAAGTACACAGCATTTGCTGAACAACTCTATGCATTCATTCTATTGGATAATTGTTATTCTGTCATGTGTTATTGATCGATATAAGTATTGACTAAATAGAATAAATTGTGTATAATGTGCATGTGCCAATGAGGGCAATTATATTTCGCTTTAAACTAATGACTATTACGGAAAAGTATATCCAGATGATGCAATTATCTTTGCTTCACTGCCAAAAGAAACAGTTCAGGGATGGAATGGGTTGGACACTTGCTTGCCCCTTCTGTAGGGACGCACAGAAGCGTGAGAGCAAGATCAACGAGAAGTGTGCCTCTCTCTATCCAGTAGAGGGTACCTTCACCTATTTCTTCTCCTGCAATAGAGGACTGAATGGCGGTGTACAGGGAGTTCATTCCTGTAATCACACAATGAGGTTCTCCACCTTCCTCAAGAGGTGGAATCCACCACAATACAGGAATTATGCAAGGGAGAAGGAGTTGGCAAAGAAGAACTACCAACCCAGTTTTCCTGATTAGGGATAGAAGAGTTGTAGTCAGTTCCCTTGCTTTTCGTGCTCATTCTATTGAAGAGAGTTTCTTCGGGAATATTGCTTTGGCAATGTATGTAAGTATCACTATTTACTGTTAAATGATCAATATTCTCTCTATGGGACTGGGATCCTCTTGATGAGGGTCTAAGGTTCTGGTCGCTTCTCATTTGCAATGAATCTGGGGACTGCTGCTCGAAATGTCCTCAAAAAGGTGTTTGGTGAATCCTTCTACAGACAGTTGAGGGATGTCTATCGGAGTAGTCGGTACGCCAATAAGGGCAGGCGTGAAGGACGGTTCACAGGGGACCTGACGTATGAGGCGCCTGAACCTCAATGGAAGGAGGTTGGTGCCTCGACGTACAAGTGGGTACCACCTGAAAAGGTGCAGGAGGCATTGCCAGAAGTGGTACTGCAACCACGGGTTGCCCCTAAGGATCCTGAGACCGACTTCAATGAAGAGCAAAAGCGCCCACTGCTTTGCGAGAAATTCTTAGTCCAGGACCGTCTCCTGATCGACTACGTCGATAAGTCAGGCATAACGACAAGGCGAGAGGTCCGTATCGAGGAGGTCTATGCATATGACGACGGGGTTTACGTCTTACGCGCTTGGTGTTTGCTCAGGAAGGGGTACAGGACTTTTGTCAGTACCCGTATTAAGGGGTGCCGTGACACTTTCTCTAATGAGACGGTCTTTGACTTGCTCTCCCGTCTGAAGAAAAGGTCACAGTCGGACCCAGGCAACGTTGCCCAGGAAATCCTAGATTATATGAATAATGAGATTGTTATTTCCATCTATTCATTGACGAACTACTCAACGGGTAAGGGTTATGAGAAGCGGTTCGTCAGTGGAAAGAAGAAAAATTTCTTGATCGATTGGGTGTTGGAGCAGTCCAATGTGCAATCAATGTTGGGTTCGCTGGATACCGAAAAGCACAGTGAAGTAGAGGACCTGGTTCGGGAGTCCATCGGAGATATCAAGGTTACCCAGAGCAGTTATGAATCCTGTGCTCGTTCAATGAAAAGAACGCGATATGTTTTTTCTAATGACGATGCTCTAGAAGTCAAGAGGCAGCAACTCATTTTATTCGTAAAAGAGGCACTTGAGGGTGAAGCAGCAAGAGAAACTGCCGTCACCCGCCTTAAGGAGGACCTTTTGGATCCCTCCTTCCGTCTCGGAAAGGAGGTTGACTCTGACCTTTTCGGAAAGGAGTTCGGCAAAGTCAAGAAGGATTCCAAAAAAGCAGAGAAGAAATACAGGTGCAAGAGGAAACCAGAGGTCGTTTCTAAGCAGTACCGACGCTATGAGCGTGGTGAACCTGTTCGCCTATTGGCGATTGAGGTGGCACAACGGAACCTTCAGCAATGTCTTGACGATGACCGTTTGCTTTTTGGCAAAGACGAATTCGAAGACTGCGTTATGAGAGAGGTGGAATTTGCGTTCACAGAAAAAGAGTTGAAGAAAGCAGGAGAAATGTTTCGTAAACGTTGTGGAGCAGGTTTGAGCACTGCTTATTGTGCTTTTGGACTACGCAAGGAGAACCGTTCTTGGTTCACTGATTCAACAGGTAAATCATGGTTGAATTTGAAGACAAGGATTGGTATTTAATGACTAGGAATATTTAAGTGGTTTAGAAGGTATTTCATGTCTATAGTTCTAATGTGAGAGGGAGATCGATCAGGTGTGGTTACCTGTATCGATGGGTGGGGTCACGCTCACTGCCTCTCTCACATCTCTTTGATTGGTTTGCCATCACCAGCGTGGGGTGTCTTGACTGCTACGGCAAGGAAATTGATTAGTGGAAGTCACAACCTCATTCCCACATACGTTTCCATTTTTCAAGAAGAACTCTGTTGAGTCGGTCATCACATCCAACAACACATTTGCGGGACTCCCTGGGAAGACATCAGACACCTGGGAAAGACAGAGGAACTCATCACCAGTTCCCCCGACCTGGAGTTTCGCAGTTGGTTGGTATTTGCCAGAAACCTTCTGCTGCTGTGATCAACCCCCTTTCGCCACGCATATCGGAGTAATAGATATCTGACCCCAGACCGACGATCAGCGCTTTCCTTGGCGCTGTTTCGCCCAAGTCCTCTCGGTTGGTACCTCTGGTCGGTTGATTGCCCTTGAAGGGCACAAGGCGACCACCTCCGATTGGTTTCCCGTCGTTGCCCTTGTGCGCCCACCACCTGGAACCGTATCCATTTGGTTGCCCCATCAATAAGGAACGAATCACCTTTCCTTTCCATACGAGTTCAGCGGACAAGATCCCTATCGGACTGACCTCTCCGATTTGGATGACCGCATCAGGGTTTGGTTCGCTGACCCATTGGCACTTTGGAGATGCAATAACGGTTGAAGGGGCAAGAAGGAAAAGGACTAGAAGGCGTTTCATGTCTATTGTTTTGATGTGAGAGGGAGATCAATCAGGCATGGTTGCCTGTTTTGATGGGTGGGTTCACGCTCACTGCCTCTTTCGCACCACTAATAAGGGTTTGAACAGCAGCACAGGCAGTTCTTCCTTGACTGCTGCACCAAGCACATTGAAGATTAGAAGTTACAACTTTATCTTCCCATGCGATTCCACTCTTTAAGGAGGACTCTGTTGAGTCGGTCATCACAACCAACTACAAGTTGCGGATAAATTGTTCCTTGCAAATAAGGTCTATACACATTTGAGCAGACCTCTCTGGTTGCTTCTATCCATTGCTTCATGGTCTCTGGGGCGAGTTTTTTCTCAAGTGCTGAATTGGATTCCTGCAAACTTTTTGAGGCGCACCATCTCATCTCAACGGTGTTTTTCCCCGGGCACTGGATGTCTGGTTGTGCTGCCTTCGCTGGGATTAGCGGAAGCAACATCAGCAGTAGAAGTACTCTCATTTTTTTCTAGGACTTGTTCAAGCACAGCATCCTGAACTCGGTCTTGAAATGCTTTGCCTTCATGCTCTGGCGCAAGAGCATCTGCAGCAGCACGCAGTGCATCAGCAGTGACCTGGCGCACACCTGGATTGGTGAAGAGCAAATACCCCAGACCAACGCCAACTAGAACTTTCAGCACAGTGCTGCCTCCTGTTCAGCAATGATCCGCCGAATCGTGGAGAGCGCCAGTCCCGTCTGCTCACGAATGGAGCGATAGGAGCATCCTTCATTCCTGAGGCGAAGCACCAAGCGTTCCTTTGCTTCGTTGGTCTTTGGGCGACCGCCCAGGTTCCCTCCTGTTGATCTGCGGTGCTGGATGCTCTCCAGTGTTCGCTCCTGGATCAGTGATCGTTCAACTTCTGCCAAACCAGAGAGCAGACCAATAAGGACAGGAGCGAACTTGCCCAGTCCTTTTGTGTTGACCAGTCCATCCAGCGTTCGGACATGGATCCCTTTCTCCTGCAGTTGATGCAGGCGAGAAACCACTTCCACTTGCGTTCTGCCGAGACGATCCAATTTCGCCACAACCAGTTCATCACCTTCCACGACGGCATTCAGTGCCGCCTGAAGTTCAGGTCGGTCTTTCTCTTTGACCCTGGTCCTGATGGTCTCCTCAAAGTCGACCGCACAACATTCTTCCTTCAACGTCGCAATCTGAGCGTCTGTTTTTTGGGGATGCCGTGAAACAGCGGGCATATCCAACGCTTCAAGCAGTCATCGTTTCAAAAAGGGCGTTAGTGAAACCATGGCAACCGAACACCCTTATTGGAACCGTAAGGACTCAGTGTTGGCACTTGCGTGTGATGTTCTCGTTTCCGTTTGGTTGTTGGAACACCTGCTTCGTTTCCCTTCCTTGGCGCCTGTACGTGGTCCGGAGGATTCATAGTTTTAAGGAAAGATCTGTATTGCACGACACATTGATAAACTTGAATAAATGAGTAGATTTAATTTTATTGTCTGCTTAGCGTGTGGCGACTTACGAGTGGGTAGCGAGTATAGAAAGTTCTGATATGCGCTCTGCGCTATCAAATCGTTTGGCAAGTATCGGTTTTCAAATTGATAATGATTGGACCACTGATAAACAGTTATTCGCGGTATGCACCCCTGATGCTGAACTGGGATATAAGTCGTGTATAAAATTGATTACAAGTTGGACAAATGAACAAAAATGTCTTTTAAAGATTGAGGTTAGGAGTGATGAACCTGCACTAAGATCTGGAACCCGTTGCGAGCACAAGGCAAAGATGCTGATGAATTATTTACCCCCGCAACCCCTCTAGTTGATTGAAAAAATGGCGAAGCATCTTGTTCGGAACCATGGTCACTCGGATTTATTTGCATTCGCTATGTTGATCAAATTGTTGGTGGTCATCCAGGGTGATGTGGGAAGTTTCTTTGTTGGAAGTAGTATTGAAATTTTGTGAGGTCTTTTGACTCATATTCATCTTGCTGTTGCTTTCGTTCTTGCGGGTGCGATCTCGGCGATAGGAATGCCTGCTTCTGCTAACCAGATGTTTCGTGCTGGAGGCAGTAGTGGGACTGCTTGTCCGTCTGGGTCGCAATACAAGGGTGGTGGGTTTTGTAAGGCGAATAATCCTGGTGATCAGTTCTTTCCTGCGGGTGGAAGCGGCAGGACCTCATGTCCTAGTGGATCCCAGTACAGGGGAAGTGGGTTTTGCTTGGCGAGGTGACTGCCTTAGGTCAGTCGATATGCACCGCCGGTTGGTTCGCGCCGCGTCCCATGCATGCTCTTGATCACTTCAGGAATCAGGTTTCGTATTCGCATCCTTGCTTTCCTTTCTATTGCTCAGATGATTTGCCTTGGTTGGGTCTGCTTAGAAATCAGGAAGACCCGAGGAACACCTGCCCTTTGGAGGGCACAGAGTTCTCATGGGTAGGAGGGGACAGAAATGCCCCTTTTTTTATGGGATCTGACGCCTAGTAGTTGCTGGCAACAGCACCCGCCGCCGGGGTTTTCGACTTCTCGTCATCAGTCAACAGCAGCAAAACAAATGACCCACTGCCGATATGACCAAACCATTCAGCACCAACCCAAAACTGGCGGACTGGGTTCCGTCTCCTCAGCAGATCAAGACCATCGAGGAAGCACGTCTTCTCCTTGATCTCGTCCCAGAAGAAGAGGGTGACGCCACCAATCGATTGAGGATCAATACCCTCAATGTCTATGCCTGCCTCCATCCAGAAGTGACTGACCCTCAGCAGTTGGTTGACGACGCTTGTGAGTTCATGGCGCAGCAAGTCATTCGCCGCCGTCTCTCTAAAGGTCAGGAGAAAGGTGAATGAGTCGCGTAATGCAAGAAATAGCGGGAACTCATAGGAGTGAGAACCTCGCTGCTCTGTCTTCGCTGGGTGAACAGGTGGTGCTCGAGGTGGGTCGGCAACCCGTAAGTACAAATGCTTAGCAGATGCTGCTAGACCAGTTTCATCGCATGAGAACCAAGTCCCGGGAGGTCAAACACTCCTGGGTCTTTTTTTGAGAAACCCTCACTGCGCCCACGGCATCTCGTTCCCATGCGTAAGGGTGTGATTCGCTTGGCGTCATTGCCTTAAGCGACATTTTCAATTCATCAGGAGGGGCGATAGGGATACCGACCCTCCTTTTTTGTGCCTGTTGCAGGGTTAGTTGGTTTCGGTGACTGCTGCTGGAGCGGCGCCTTTGCCTGACATCTCCTTGAGCGAATCAGCGGCACAGATTGTGGATGCCGCGATGGCGACAAACGCGACTGTGTTGATGACCTTGAGGACAACAGGAAGATGGGTGTTGACCATCTCGCGGACTTTTTCCATCAGAAAAGTTTGTGGTGAACAGTTGCATGGTGCTCCTGCTGTCAAGGCGTTTGAGGGGGTCTTGTGCCTTGCGGAACCTTTTTCTAGAAATGTGCCTTCAACGACGTTGTGTATCAAGTTGATACACAAAACTGAAATCGCTCAGATGAAGGGGGTGCTGACGGAAACGCGAACACGCCAATAGAGGGGCGGGATGGTCCGGGAAACCATCCCGTTTTTTTGTGCTTCGGGACACCGACAATCAGGGGTGGAAATGCTGTCGGGTGCTGATTTACGTTGAAAGAGCAGTTGGACAACCGTTGGATAAATGGTTGGACAGCATCCTCAAAACCGTTGCAATTAGGACTAGATGGCGACCTACGACATCTTCATGCCTGCCCTCAGCTCCACGATGACGGAGGGGAAGATCGTTGAGTGGCTCAAGAATCCTGGCGACAAGGTGGGCCGCGGCGAGTCTGTGCTCGTGGTCGAGTCCGACAAGGCCGACATGGATGTTGAGTCCTTCAAT
This genomic window from Synechococcus sp. MIT S9220 contains:
- a CDS encoding recombinase family protein, encoding MPAVSRHPQKTDAQIATLKEECCAVDFEETIRTRVKEKDRPELQAALNAVVEGDELVVAKLDRLGRTQVEVVSRLHQLQEKGIHVRTLDGLVNTKGLGKFAPVLIGLLSGLAEVERSLIQERTLESIQHRRSTGGNLGGRPKTNEAKERLVLRLRNEGCSYRSIREQTGLALSTIRRIIAEQEAALC
- a CDS encoding transcriptional regulator, whose amino-acid sequence is MNLGTAARNVLKKVFGESFYRQLRDVYRSSRYANKGRREGRFTGDLTYEAPEPQWKEVGASTYKWVPPEKVQEALPEVVLQPRVAPKDPETDFNEEQKRPLLCEKFLVQDRLLIDYVDKSGITTRREVRIEEVYAYDDGVYVLRAWCLLRKGYRTFVSTRIKGCRDTFSNETVFDLLSRLKKRSQSDPGNVAQEILDYMNNEIVISIYSLTNYSTGKGYEKRFVSGKKKNFLIDWVLEQSNVQSMLGSLDTEKHSEVEDLVRESIGDIKVTQSSYESCARSMKRTRYVFSNDDALEVKRQQLILFVKEALEGEAARETAVTRLKEDLLDPSFRLGKEVDSDLFGKEFGKVKKDSKKAEKKYRCKRKPEVVSKQYRRYERGEPVRLLAIEVAQRNLQQCLDDDRLLFGKDEFEDCVMREVEFAFTEKELKKAGEMFRKRCGAGLSTAYCAFGLRKENRSWFTDSTGKSWLNLKTRIGI